The Calditerrivibrio nitroreducens DSM 19672 genome window below encodes:
- the brxC gene encoding BREX system P-loop protein BrxC: MIIKNIFEKDIERPINGVVKVGQDDLNIIKTEVEEYIVTSEIKKYLDDFFTHYVETLGMQTDKIGIWISGFFGSGKSHLLKMLAYIIENPTIGDNLTAGEIIREKVKDDALLSANIKKAYQTPSDVILFNIDSMSDTADGGEESIPKVFRRVFYDKLGYFGRFPFIAEIERNLDKKGCYEKFKDKFKELTGFNWIDERKNFALHEKKIFEALAYCNNVTIEEAENYYNKTEDYFKSISISDFAEMVKEYVDQKNKELKTNNYRLLFMVDEVGQFIAQDTNKMLNLQTIVEELGVKCKGSVWVVVTSQEDVESIIGDLPKTSKNEFSKILGRFKRFSLSGSNTDEVIKKRILAKNVEAAEELKKLYDKYSSILKNQFTFTADTATFEKYKDENDFINTYPFIPYQFKLLQKVFEAIRTKGIAGKHLSHGERSMLNAFQEACKNIKDSELGYISPFYLFYDTIEGFMDSYVLLTIKNAETNSSLNSFDVNLLKLLFLIRYVGQIKSNIDNIVILMLEKIDQDKQSLKEKIKESLSKLEHEVLINKSGDTYNFLTNEERDIRQEIKRIPIDSDARSNFIYEIVFNEIYLDTKHKYTHYNNNYDLIRTVDNISKGNGKLEIKVVTQHYYETSDSNLAMESQQRRIVIRLNSSNDLERELKAYLQTDEYIRKHQVSTKESFSNIIRDTQKENDERRKRIKSIIENLLENADYFGLGNKLNLLKPVNFRNVLRDQLDEIVGHIYHKMYLITQNSIKTASEIKEALNKKRSIVIDITTNDSAENEIINFIRDISHLEGNVTLKKIYDRFTEEPYGWKLLDIQYVIAILVANEKIHLLYQNEKISSQFHSKLEELITKSSYQSVVYVTLPQTANEDEINKAKQIFQEVSDNIPEENSDDFLKQFKKYINDLVEDIKANLGSLSSDFIPKVIAEEYLEELVKIAKQSDKVDIIKGIINNEKNLPTWIEYLGKVKNFLSNQIDRYKEIREFINTYKDGIVHYDHKTANDLLSKCNEYIKSESPFHLTIALANEIDNVSNELKKKLESKKEACIDEIRKRYEYALQISKENNEKIDEKLDPLDKMIEQIKNELKIENVIAKHSTFTQKIDKIIEIIKNKPKDKNTPKRVKISSIIYPKIISSKEEIDSFVNELKEKLYKELQNNEKIEISGD, translated from the coding sequence ATGATCATAAAGAATATTTTTGAAAAAGATATTGAAAGACCAATTAATGGAGTGGTAAAGGTTGGCCAGGATGATCTAAACATCATTAAGACGGAAGTGGAAGAATACATAGTAACTTCAGAAATAAAGAAGTATCTTGACGATTTTTTTACCCATTATGTTGAAACTTTGGGGATGCAAACTGATAAAATAGGTATCTGGATCTCTGGTTTTTTTGGTTCTGGTAAGTCACACCTATTAAAAATGCTTGCATATATTATAGAAAATCCCACTATTGGTGATAATTTGACTGCAGGGGAGATCATACGAGAAAAAGTTAAAGACGATGCTTTATTATCTGCAAATATAAAGAAGGCATATCAAACACCATCAGATGTAATACTTTTTAATATAGATAGCATGAGTGATACTGCTGATGGTGGTGAAGAATCAATTCCTAAAGTTTTTCGTAGGGTATTTTACGACAAATTGGGTTATTTCGGCAGATTCCCTTTCATAGCTGAGATAGAAAGAAATTTAGACAAAAAAGGGTGTTATGAAAAATTTAAAGATAAGTTTAAAGAATTGACAGGTTTTAACTGGATCGATGAAAGAAAAAATTTTGCTCTACATGAGAAAAAGATCTTTGAAGCTCTGGCCTATTGTAATAATGTGACAATTGAAGAAGCAGAAAATTATTATAACAAAACAGAAGATTATTTCAAATCGATAAGCATTTCAGATTTTGCTGAGATGGTAAAAGAATATGTTGACCAAAAGAATAAAGAGTTAAAAACTAATAACTATAGACTGTTATTTATGGTGGATGAGGTAGGGCAGTTTATAGCACAGGATACCAATAAGATGTTGAATCTTCAAACTATAGTTGAAGAGTTGGGGGTCAAATGTAAGGGTTCTGTTTGGGTGGTGGTCACTTCACAGGAGGACGTGGAGTCTATAATCGGAGATTTGCCAAAAACAAGCAAAAATGAATTTTCAAAAATCTTAGGAAGGTTCAAGAGATTTTCACTTTCCGGCTCAAACACTGATGAGGTGATTAAAAAGAGGATTCTGGCCAAGAATGTGGAAGCAGCGGAAGAACTAAAAAAACTCTACGATAAATACTCGAGTATTCTAAAAAACCAGTTTACTTTTACAGCTGATACTGCTACTTTTGAGAAATATAAAGATGAAAATGACTTTATAAACACATACCCTTTTATACCTTATCAATTTAAGCTGCTACAAAAAGTCTTTGAAGCAATCCGTACCAAGGGGATTGCAGGCAAGCATCTGTCACATGGTGAAAGAAGTATGTTGAATGCTTTTCAGGAAGCCTGCAAAAATATAAAAGACTCCGAATTAGGCTACATATCCCCATTTTATCTATTTTACGACACAATTGAAGGTTTTATGGATTCCTACGTATTACTTACTATCAAAAATGCAGAAACAAATAGTAGCTTAAATTCATTTGATGTAAACCTGCTTAAATTATTATTTTTAATTCGCTATGTTGGGCAAATAAAATCAAATATTGATAATATTGTAATTTTAATGTTGGAAAAAATAGACCAGGATAAACAATCATTGAAAGAAAAAATTAAGGAAAGCTTGTCAAAATTGGAGCATGAGGTACTTATTAATAAAAGTGGCGATACATACAATTTCTTGACAAATGAAGAAAGAGATATAAGGCAAGAGATAAAGAGAATACCGATAGATTCTGATGCAAGATCAAATTTTATCTACGAGATAGTTTTTAATGAGATTTATTTGGACACAAAACATAAATATACTCATTACAACAACAACTACGACTTAATAAGAACAGTTGATAATATTTCCAAAGGCAATGGTAAATTAGAAATCAAGGTTGTTACCCAACATTATTATGAAACGAGCGATTCCAACCTTGCAATGGAAAGTCAGCAGAGAAGAATAGTCATCAGGTTAAACAGCAGTAATGATCTGGAAAGAGAGTTGAAAGCTTATTTACAAACAGATGAGTATATAAGAAAGCATCAAGTCTCCACCAAAGAGTCATTTTCAAATATTATTCGTGATACTCAGAAAGAAAATGACGAGAGGAGAAAAAGGATAAAGAGCATAATCGAAAATTTGTTGGAGAATGCTGACTACTTTGGTCTTGGCAACAAGCTAAATCTTCTAAAACCAGTAAACTTTAGAAATGTTTTAAGAGATCAGCTGGATGAAATAGTAGGGCATATCTACCATAAAATGTACCTTATTACTCAAAATTCGATTAAAACTGCCAGTGAAATAAAGGAGGCATTGAATAAAAAAAGAAGTATAGTCATAGACATTACCACTAATGATTCGGCTGAAAATGAGATAATTAACTTTATTCGTGATATTAGTCATTTGGAAGGTAATGTTACATTGAAAAAGATATACGATAGATTCACAGAAGAACCCTATGGGTGGAAGTTGCTGGATATCCAATATGTTATTGCAATTCTGGTGGCCAATGAGAAGATACACCTATTGTATCAAAACGAAAAAATATCCAGCCAATTTCATTCGAAACTCGAAGAGCTTATAACTAAATCATCATATCAATCAGTAGTTTATGTTACATTGCCACAAACGGCAAATGAAGATGAAATAAATAAAGCAAAGCAGATTTTTCAGGAAGTCAGTGATAATATACCTGAAGAAAATTCAGATGATTTTCTCAAACAGTTTAAAAAATATATCAATGATCTCGTCGAAGACATCAAAGCCAATCTGGGTAGTTTGTCATCTGATTTTATACCAAAAGTGATCGCAGAGGAATATTTAGAGGAGCTGGTGAAAATTGCCAAACAAAGCGATAAAGTGGATATAATAAAAGGGATCATAAATAATGAAAAAAATCTACCCACATGGATAGAATATCTTGGAAAGGTTAAAAACTTCCTCTCTAATCAAATAGATAGATATAAAGAAATAAGGGAATTTATAAACACATATAAAGATGGAATAGTGCACTACGATCACAAGACAGCCAATGATCTCCTAAGCAAATGTAATGAATACATAAAAAGCGAGTCACCTTTTCATCTAACTATTGCACTGGCAAATGAAATAGACAATGTCAGCAACGAATTGAAGAAAAAGTTAGAATCAAAAAAAGAAGCCTGTATCGATGAGATAAGAAAAAGATATGAATATGCATTACAAATTTCTAAGGAAAACAATGAAAAAATCGATGAAAAATTAGACCCTTTAGATAAAATGATAGAACAGATAAAAAATGAATTAAAGATTGAAAATGTGATAGCAAAACATTCTACATTTACCCAAAAAATTGATAAAATCATAGAGATTATAAAGAATAAACCAAAAGATAAAAACACACCAAAACGTGTTAAGATATCATCAATCATTTATCCAAAAATTATAAGCAGCAAGGAAGAGATTGATAGTTTTGTAAACGAATTAAAGGAAAAGCTATATAAAGAGCTGCAAAACAATGAAAAAATTGAGATTTCAGGGGATTGA